A window of Hymenobacter aerilatus contains these coding sequences:
- a CDS encoding WbqC family protein: MVIFESQYNPPVAFFAELVGQDTLLLEAHDHYRKQTYRNRCLILTAQGVKPLTVPVVDGNRSEKIATSSIEIDYRQNWVHQHWRTLQTAYGGTPYFEYYADYLHDIYYQRPTLLFDLNTQLLRLYLRCLRLRPHVEFTQSYVSSYPSQRGNSPSQPLLDRRDWLTPKAAVADQPDRTSGRAYPQTFGVQFVPNLSILDLLFMQGPAAGAFLT, translated from the coding sequence GTGGTCATTTTCGAGTCGCAGTACAATCCGCCCGTTGCTTTCTTTGCCGAGCTAGTTGGGCAGGACACCTTGCTGCTCGAAGCCCACGACCACTACCGCAAACAAACCTACCGCAACCGCTGCCTGATCCTGACGGCTCAAGGCGTGAAGCCGCTTACCGTGCCGGTAGTAGACGGCAACAGGAGTGAGAAAATAGCCACCTCATCCATTGAAATAGACTACCGGCAGAACTGGGTACACCAACACTGGCGCACCCTGCAAACCGCCTATGGTGGCACGCCGTATTTTGAATACTACGCCGACTATCTGCACGACATTTACTATCAACGCCCTACCCTACTTTTTGACCTAAACACACAGCTGCTGCGTTTGTACTTGCGATGCCTGCGCCTACGGCCTCACGTAGAATTCACACAGTCGTACGTTTCTTCCTACCCTTCTCAAAGGGGAAATTCACCCAGCCAACCACTGCTTGACCGCCGGGACTGGCTTACGCCAAAAGCCGCTGTGGCAGACCAACCTGACAGGACGTCGGGCCGTGCCTACCCCCAGACCTTTGGCGTACAATTTGTACCCAATC